The proteins below are encoded in one region of Aspergillus nidulans FGSC A4 chromosome III:
- a CDS encoding DASH complex subunit HSK3 family protein (transcript_id=CADANIAT00006350), with protein MSSTHNYTHSYSNSQYHSQSYSARHSMVPSGSSSSMSAAKSRQYAQLESKLAELNANLANTKSLLEITAVQARDMRFLGGYVGALFMGAANVLGEEGVKKAGQAEQAQQREGSEDR; from the coding sequence ATGTCCTCAACGCACAATTACACCCACTcctactccaactcccaaTATCACTCGCAATCCTACTCCGCCCGTCATTCGATGGTCCCCTCTGGCAGCTCATCATCCATGTCCGCCGCCAAAAGTCGCCAATACGCCCAGCTGGAGTCAAAACTCGCCGAACTGAACGCGAATCTTGCAAACACGAAGAGTTTACTGGAGATTACAGCTGTACAGGCGCGAGATATGCGGTTTCTTGGTGGGTATGTGGGTGCGCTTTTTATGGGCGCTGCCAATGTGCTTGGTGAAGAGGGAGTTAAAAAGGCGGGGCAGGCggagcaggcgcagcagcGGGAGGGTAGTGAGGACAGGTAG
- a CDS encoding uncharacterized protein (transcript_id=CADANIAT00006356), with translation MPVLPDPKIPTSGSNSDSSTSQDQNNKATAQDFLSKGPQIPDNMPPKASREEIEARMKELNK, from the exons ATGCCTGTCCTTCCTGACCCCAAGATCCCTACTTCaggcagcaacagcgactCCTCAACTTCTCAGGACCAGAACAACAAAGCCACCGCTCAAGATTTTCTCTCCAAGGGTCCTCAGATTCCTGATA ACATGCCGCCCAAAGCATCTCGAGAAGAAATCGAAGCTCGCATGAAGGAACTCAATAAATGA
- a CDS encoding CorA family magnesium transporter (transcript_id=CADANIAT00006354), which produces MLSPSPLKPSVPSASLLRFLRAQSESVLFSTNQPSACRRISTRLPHSSNPLPLEGHSSRTRLELSPCRVRLFSEVEPLRCRMSRCDTLLSQRLSRSPQSRNFSSTRSRPILRRFWDFRRKKQAAEPRRGPSLLDDTENLSLARALAAKASNELRLRCTEFDINGNVTLMNGEFKKSELIAKYGLLPRDLRKIDSSTLPHIFVRPSTILINLLHLRVLIKADRVLVFDAYGSTDSYMQSLFVYDLEGKLRQKQAQSTGAGSLPYEFRALEAVLISVTTGLEEEFNGVREPVVRVLRALEEDIDRDKLRHLLIYSKKLGTFEQKARLVRDAIDDLLEADDDLASMYLTERANGFQREEHDHQEVEMLLESYHKVCDEIVQASGNLVTSIRNTEEVVKAILDANRNSLMLLDLKFSIGTLGLATGTLFSALYGMNLKNFIEESDLGFGAVSVTCFAISALVCVYGLAKLRKLQRVRMWGEAGVGGTPIIPLHSSRASAVPGHRANWRADSIEPVWGSLPGEGRAERMKRLKDSSAAAAARSAASNAASTRAASLRRAIRFPSDSAVKGKENQKDAAAAVGADADTGVQTQSGGSTAA; this is translated from the exons ATGCTCTCACCGTCGCCTCTGAAGCCTTCAGTTCCCTCTGCGTCACTACTCCGGTTCCTGCGTGCTCAATCCGAGTCGGTCCTCTTTTCGACTAACCAGCCGTCGGCATGCCGCCGTATTTCTACCAGACTGCCTCACTCGTCCAATCCGTTGCCATTGGAGGGACATTCTAGTCGAACGCGCTTAGAGCTCAGTCCGTGTCGAGTTCGCCTATTCTCCGAAGTTGAACCTTTGCGATGTCGCATGTCACGATGCGACACTCTTTTATCCCAGCGTCTTTCGCGATCCCCGCAATCCCGGAACTTCTCATCAACCAGAAGCCGACCAATTCTGCGCAGATTCTGGGATTTTCgacggaagaagcaggctgctgaACCCCGCCGGGGACCTTCGTTGCTCGACGATACAGAAAATTTGAGCCTTGCGCGAGCGCTAGCGGCCAAAGCCTCCAACGAGCTGCGCCTTCGATGCACCGAGTTTGATATTAATGGAAATGTCACTTTAATGAATGGAGAGTTCAAAAAAAGCGAACTTATTGCGAAG TATGGCCTTCTTCCGCGTGATCTTCGAAAAATCGATTCCTCAACGCTGCCTCATATTTTCGTGCGGCCCAGTACTATCCTGATCaaccttctccatctccgcgTTTTAATCAAAGCTGATCGTGTCCTGGTTTTTGACGCATATGGCTCGACGGACTCATATATGCAATCTTTGTTTGTATATGACTTGGAGGGCAAGCTACGGCAGAAGCAGGCTCAGAGCACGGGTGCGGGATCCCTGCCATATGAGTTTCGAGCCCTCGAAGCTGTCTTGATCAGTGTGACCACTGGCCTAGAGGAAGAATTCAACGGTGTTAGGGAGCCGGTCGTGCGTGTTCTGCGcgctttggaggaagatattgaCCGGGATAAGCTCCGACACTTGCTTATCTACTCCAAGAAGCTGGGCACATTTGAACAAAAGGCACGGCTGGTCCGAGATGCGATTGACGATCTACTAGAAGCGGACGACGACCTGGCTTCTATGTACCTGACTGAGAGAGCAAACGGTTTCCAGCGCGAAGAGCACGATCACCAGGAAGTTGAGATGCTCCTTGAATCGTACCACAAAGTCTGCGACGAGATCGTTCAAGCTAGCGGCAACCTAGTGACCAGCATCCGCAACACAGAAGAAGT CGTTAAAGCTATCCTCGACGCAAACCGCAACTCTCTcatgcttcttgatctcaaGTTTAGCATTGGCACTCTCGGCCTCGCAACGGGGACTCTGTTCTCCGCCCTCTATGGCATGAACCTGAAGAACTTCATCGAAGAGTCCGACCTCGGCTTCGGCGCCGTCTCCGTCACTTGCTTCGCCATCTCTGCTCTCGTGTGCGTCTACGGCCTCGCAAAGCTACGTAAGCTCCAACGTGTCCGCATGTGGGGGGAAGCCGGCGTCGGCGGAACCCCCATCATCCCTCTCCACTCTTCTCGCGCTAGCGCCGTTCCAGGCCACCGCGCCAATTGGCGTGCCGACTCCATCGAGCCTGTTTGGGGCAGTCTGCCGGGTGAGGGAAGGGCGGAGCGTATGAAGCGCCTGAAGGATAGctctgctgcggcggcggcccGCTCGGCCGCGAGTAATGCGGCGAGCACGAGGGCTGCAAGTCTGAGGCGTGCGATCAGGTTTCCGTCGGATTCAGCGGtgaaggggaaggagaaTCAGAAGgatgcggctgctgctgttggcgCTGATGCTGATACTGGGGTTCAGACTCAGAGCGGGGGTTCTACTGCTGCGTGA
- a CDS encoding ketopantoate reductase family protein (transcript_id=CADANIAT00006351), whose protein sequence is MAPPPRLRILSVGSNGISAFLSWRLQATTSCDVTLVWKANFEAVSQYGVTMKSKTFGTERFKPRHVVRSPEDAASRENAFDYVILCVKALPDVYDLAAVIESVVTPQHTCILVNTSNTLGVESHLEQRFPTNVVLSLVSGVEITQTGPSEFEHINSSDIWVGATSSNSGIPAEIQNDMAQALAMTLASGQVNCKVSSNIRQEQFERMIGPIAFHPASVIFETPNPKQLLEKMGVRQLVSDLIQELVDLATAHGCSFPSDFSQKTIDKMTSIDTPSTMYQDFQHRRPMELETYLGSPIKLATQSGVKVPRIETLYALLHHVNTTNLNKPRDATPPAVAQPPPRVSSVPPPRNGPMRPPSSRVTSGMMPPRRGPPSRPPSAQPHPSGGRIPREPSLEGLEEFSHLMLYEDAPDGVIPQPATNGYHDMSPGGPPGPPPSAADIALRERELALRQRELMLREQEMNMRRGPRRPPPPRSVLDEEDEDDYFDPMDNIPIPHIDPDSVDMMSITSRRTKKAPSAREFRKNPEANMNSGRSSFGRYFGGRKRASDRIMQEIPGLHDSLMDNPMMAYSSNRYGSVDRNQMQQGSRANSLTASRMGDLPHPGYPGSRRNSQSPGTPFGGPGPRMGRPGTAQDGFMPPNGHMNGPLNGPMNGPMNGPMNGHLHGPPNGPPNGHMNGGHPSPPGPMRTPAPRHTPGQGNAVGPQQVEQQYGR, encoded by the exons ATGGCTCCTCCGCCGCGCCTGCGCATTTTGTCAG TGGGCAGCAATGGCATCTCTGCGTTCCTCTCCTGGAGACTCCAGGCAACCACATCCTGCGACGTGACGCTAGTCTGGAAAGCCAATTTCGAGGCCGTTTCTCAATATGGAGTGACGATGAA GTCGAAAACATTTGGAACTGAACGATTTAAACCCCGTCATG TTGTCCGCTCTCCCGAAGATGCCGCATCTCGTGAAAATGCATTCGACTATGTCATCCTGTGCGTCAAGGCGCTCCCCGATGTGTACGATCTGGCCGCCGTCATCGAGTCTGTTGTCACCCCTCAACACACATGCATCTTGGTCAATACTTCAAATACCCTCGGAGTTGAATCACACCTAGAACAGCGGTTTCCTACCAACGTCGTTTTGTCCCTTGTATCCGGTGTCGAGATAACCCAGACCGGGCCGAGCGAATTTGAGCACATCAACTCATCAGATATCTGGGTTGGGGCTACAAGTAGTAACTCCGGAATCCCGGCTGAAATCCAGAATGATATGGCTCAAGCGCTGGCGATGACGCTCGCGTCTGGACAGGTCAACTGCAAAGTATCGTCCAACATCAGACAGGAGCAGTTTGAGCGTATGATCGG GCCTATCGCGTTCCACCCGGCAAGTGTCATATTTGAGACTCCAAATCCTAAACAACTCTTAGAGAAAATGGGAGTACGTCAGCTAGTCTCCGATCTTATTCAAGAGCTTGTCGACCTGGCTACAGCGCACGGTTGCTCTTTCCCGAGCGATTTCAGTCAAAAGACGATTGACAAAATGACCTCCATCGATACACCAAGCACAATGTACCAGGATTTCCAGCACCGACGACCGATGGAGCTTGAAACATATCTCGGATCGCCTATAAAACTAGCTACGCAGTCAGGTGTCAAGGTTCCTCGTATTGAGACTCTGTATGCTCTACTGCACCATGTCAATACCACAAACTTGAACAAACCCCGAGACGCAACTCCACCCGCCGTGGCTCAACCGCCTCCTCGAGTCTCCTCAGTTCCGCCTCCAAGAAATGGTCCGATGCGCCCACCGTCTTCTAGGGTCACATCAGGGATGATGCCCCCGCGCCGAGGCCCGCCATCTAGACCTCCGAGTGCCCAACCACATCCCTCTGGTGGTCGTATTCCTCGCGAGCCTTCATTAGAAGGCCTCGAAGAGTTTAGTCACTTGATGCTTTATGAAGATGCTCCGGATGGCGTGATTCCTCAACCTGCAACCAACGGCTATCATGATATGTCTCCCGGTGGCCCCCCTGGTCCTCCCCCGTCGGCCGCAGATATTGCCTTGAGGGAGCGAGAATTAGCTCTGCGTCAGCGGGAGCTGATGCTTCGGGAACAGGAAATGAATATGAGGCGAGGACCGCGCAGGCCTCCTCCGCCTAGGTCGGTactcgacgaggaggacgaagatgactACTTTGACCCCATGGATAATATCCCCATTCCACACATTGACCCAGATAGTGTGGATATGATGAGCATAACGTCGCGAAGAACAAAGAAAGCCCCAAGCGCCAGAGAATTCCGCAAGAACCCTGAGGCCAACATGAACAGCGGCAGGTCTTCCTTTGGCCGATActttggaggaaggaaaCGTGCTAGTGATCGCATTATGCAAGAGATCCCTGGTCTTCATGACTCGCTCATGGACAACCCTATGATGGCCTACTCATCCAATCGCTACGGGTCCGTTGACAGAAACCAAATGCAACAAGGATCCCGCGCCAACTCTTTGACGGCAAGCCGAATGGGTGACCTACCACACCCTGGTTACCCCGGTAGTAGGCGGAATAGCCAGTCTCCAGGGACGCCGTTTGGTGGCCCCGGCCCCCGAATGGGCCGACCAGGCACCGCACAAGATGGTTTTATGCCGCCCAATGGCCATATGAACGGTCCTCTGAACGGTCCTATGAACGGTCCTATGAACGGTCCTATGAACGGGCATTTGCACGGTCCTCCGAATGGCCCACCAAATGGTCATATGAATGGGGGCCATCCGTCACCGCCCGGGCCCATGCGGACGCCTGCTCCCAGGCACACTCCTGGGCAAGGAAATGCTGTAGGTCCGCAGCAAGTTGAACAACAATATGGG CGCTGA
- a CDS encoding uncharacterized protein (transcript_id=CADANIAT00006352) yields MAPPKRLSDVQRKALRDWVHSQSRRPTQKACIAWFQAHYNHRLSQSTVSDILSPQYHYLDSECNPSSATRKGIGQWQDLEAILYEWHHTLDCKGAYISGDILIEKARQIWSSLSQYRDQPPPAFSSGWLHRFKQRYNIKQRTYHGEAGSVPEDVEEEMKAIRTIAGQYNEDDIYNMDETGLFWRMPPSQSLSSVNRPGIRKDKTRISMICCVNASGTDRLPIWVIGKAHKPRALRNINISAIGIRWQWNKNAWMNQIIMREWLLEFYQHIGQRSILLTMDNLPAHLSGLELAPPPPNIRICWLPKNSTSRYQPLDQGIIQNLKIYYRKQWLRYMLSHYERDLDPLESVTILDCIRWLVRSWHHDVLSSTILACFYKSTLVPDPIQLPVEAPDLKPLYEKVQQSGNLSDCMDISFFLNPAEESQEPTSSSNGMSSEVLLEQLITEASGSTDIYSDDLDDDTAEPAPLPKPQDALDAVRLLISYMEGQDASKAPILRSLERLERDLEGEIITARAQGTLDSWLSNA; encoded by the coding sequence ATGGCTCCACCGAAAAGGCTTTCTGACGTCCAGCGGAAGGCTTTGAGAGACTGGGTTCATAGCCAGTCTCGCCGTCCAACACAAAAGGCCTGTATAGCATGGTTTCAAGCTCATTATAACCATCGCTTGAGCCAGTCTACtgtctctgatatcctcagccCACAATATCATTATCTTGACTCGGAATGCAATCCTTCCTCGGCAACTCGCAAAGGTATTGGCCAGTGGCAAGACCTTGAGGCTATCCTTTATGAATGGCATCATACACTTGATTGCAAAGGGGCATATATCAGTGGTGATATTCTTATTGAAAAAGCACGCCAAATCTGGAGTTCTCTATCCCAGTATCGTGACCAGCCCCCACCTGCTTTCAGTAGTGGTTGGCTACATCGGTTCAAACAACGCTATAATATCAAGCAGCGGACATAccacggagaagctggctcagtacCAGAAgacgttgaggaagagatgaaggCTATACGTACGATTGCTGGCCagtataatgaggatgatatctataatatggatgaaactgggcttttctggcgTATGCCTCCTTCACAGAGCCTATCTTCCGTTAATAGGCCTGGAATTAGGAAGGATAAGACTCGGATATCTATGATATGCTGTGTCAATGCCTCTGGGACTGATCGATTACCAATCTGGGTAATTGGGAAGGCACATAAgccacgagctcttcgcaatatcaatatctcagcaattGGAATTCgatggcaatggaacaaGAATGCCTGGATGAACCAAATTATTATGCGTGAATGGCTCCTGGAGTTCTATCAACATATCGGCCAGCGATCAATCCTTCTTACAATGGACAACCTCCCTGCACATCTTTCTGGCCTAGAGCtagcaccacctcctcctaATATACGCATCTGCTGGCTGCCAAAGAATTCAACAAGCCGGTACCAGCCTCTTGATCAGGGTattatccagaacctgaagatatATTATCGGAAACAGTGGTTAAGATATATGCTTTCCCACTATGAGAGGGACCTTGATCCACTAGAATCTGTGACGATTCTAGACTGCATACGCTGGCTTGTACGGTCCTGGCATCATGATGTCCTAAGCTCAACTATCCTTGCCTGCTTCTATAAGAGCACACTGGTTCCAGATCCTATACAGCTTCCAGTTGAAGCACCTGATCTAAAACCACTATATGAGAAGGTACAGCAATCTGGGAATCTATCAGATTGTATGgatatctccttctttcttaaCCCTGCAGAGGAGTCTCAAGAGCCTACTAGCTCTAGTAATGGGATGTCCTCTGAGGTATTACTTGAGCAGCTAATTACTGAGGCTTCTGGGAGTACAGATATATATTCGGACGATCTAGATGATGATACAGCTGAGCCAGCACctcttccaaagcctcaggatgctcttgatgctgtaAGACTACTGATCTCTTATATGGAGGGTCAGGATGCATCTAAAGCACCTATTCTTAGATCACTTGAGCGGTTAGAGCGAGATTTAGAGGGTGAAATTATTACAGCGAGGGCTCAGGGCACCTTAGATAGTTGGCTTAGTAATGCTtag
- a CDS encoding histidine phosphatase family protein (transcript_id=CADANIAT00006349), whose product MAPRCFIIRHGETEWSLNGRHTGITDLPLTENGEKRIKATGKALVGNDRLIAPKKLVHVYVSPRTRAQRTLELLEIGCRERLPWTEKRKAESDEPIRTEAKVEITEAIREWDYGDYEGLTSKQIRERRAEQGEGSWDIWRDGCPGGESPEDVMKRLDALIAEIREKHHKPCFEGNKESGDVLIVAHGHILRAFAMRWTGRPLTETALILEAGGVGTLSYEHHNIEEPAIILGGGFVVEN is encoded by the exons ATGGCCCCCCGCTGCTTCATAATCCGCCACGGCGAAACTGAATGGTCGCTGAACGGGCGGCACACGGGAATCACAGACCTGCCACTCACCGAGAACGGCGAGAAGCGGATTAAAGCAACTGGAAAGGCTCTTGTCGGCAACGACAGGTTAATTGCGCCGAAAAAGCTAGTCCATGT ATATGTCTCTCCTCGCACCCGCGCGCAGCGGACgctggaactgcttgaaATCGGGTGTCGAGAGCGCCTTCCCTGGACagagaagcgcaaggccgAATCTGACGAGCCGATCCGGACGGAAGCGAAAGTGGAGATTACAGAGGCTATCCGAGAATGGGATTACGGCGACTACGAGGGTTTGACGAGTAAGCAGATCCGAGAGCGAAGGGCGGAACAAGGGGAGGGGAGCTGGGATATTTGGCGGGATGGGTGTCCCGGGGGAGA ATCACCTGAAGACGTCATGAAACGACTAGACGCGCTGATTGCTGAGATTCGAGAAAAGCACCACAAGCCGTGTTTCGAGGGTAATAAGGAGAGCGGCGACGTGCTTATCGTTGCGCACGGGCACATCCTCCGTGCGTTTgcgatgcgctggacggGCCGACCGTTAACGGAGACGGCGCTGATTCTGGAGGCTGGTGGTGTAGGCACATTGAG TTACGAGCACCATAACATCGAAGAGCCGGCGATCATCCTCGGTGGAGGATTTGTCGTGGAGAATTGA
- a CDS encoding FAD-dependent oxidoreductase (transcript_id=CADANIAT00006353), translated as MSFKPPRIAIVGGGPAGLTLGRLLYKNHIPFTIYELRQKPSKADLAKPSGMLDLHEESGLAALRACGLYETFLTLTGECSQAQRVADKDGNIIYADGGELSQRPEISRHALTNMLTEHLPPDSIRYGHKLLSVSASTKELDFGPHGKQPFDLLIGADGAWSRVRRALTDVKPFYTGMQSITGTIYNIRSKYPHLSSLVGDGSFSALGLRHGVMAQRGAADSARIYTFLSIPDEHFASTSGLNKLDLQGAKERLLTDDQLLGSFGKSIKELVSASCDEESNMNTDINKLPIKPLYTLPIDSAFSHDTNPAVGITVIGDAAHLMPPWAGEGVNLAMWDSLLLSKAIIRAFRDSNGQSASFLATLDPLLQTFELEMFSRTREKAEETEGNGKMLFGEDGALAFKRFFEGFYGERNGSS; from the coding sequence ATGTCCTTCAAGCCCCCCAGAatcgccatcgtcggcggcggccctGCAGGCCTAACTCTCGGCCGTCTCCTGTACAAGAACCACATTCCCTTCACAATCTACGAGCTGCGCCAAAAACCGTCAAAGGCAGACCTCGCCAAACCATCAGGCATGCTCGATCTCCACGAAGAGTCCGGCCTCGCCGCACTCAGAGCATGCGGCCTGTATGAAACATTCCTCACACTTACGGGCGAATGTTCCCAGGCGCAACGAGTGGCCGATAAAGACGGCAATATCATCTACGCCGACGGTGGTGAACTGAGCCAGCGGCCAGAGATCTCACGGCATGCGCTCACCAATATGTTGACCGAACACCTGCCGCCGGACTCTATCAGATACGGGCATAAGCTCCTCTCCGTTTCAGCGTCAACCAAGGAACTCGATTTCGGCCCCCATGGGAAGCAACCATTCGACCTTCTCATTGGCGCGGATGGGGCCTGGTCTCGCGTGCGCCGAGCTCTGACAGACGTAAAACCATTCTATACCGGCATGCAGAGCATCACAGGGACAATTTACAACATCCGCTCAAAGTACCCACACTTATCATCTCTGGTTGGAGACGGGAGTTTCTCAGCCCTTGGACTGCGTCATGGCGTGATGGCGCAACGCGGGGCTGCAGATTCAGCACGTATATACACATTTCTCTCTATACCAGACGAGCACTTCGCCTCGACATCCGGACTTAACAAGCTTGATCTGCAGGGCGCCAAGGAGCGTCTTCTCACAGATGATCAACTTCTCGGCTCATTCGGGAAGTCAATTAAAGAACTAGTCTCCGCCTCTTGCGACGAAGAGTCCAACATGAACACGGATATCAATAAACTTCCTATCAAGCCTCTCTACACCCTCCCCATAGACAGCGCCTTTTCACACGATACGAATCCCGCCGTAGGCATAACGGTCATCGGCGACGCTGCGCACTTGATGCCCCCTTGGGCAGGTGAGGGCGTAAACCTCGCTATGTGGGACTCACTTCTGCTTTCCAAAGCTATAATCCGTGCTTTTCGAGACAGTAACGGCCAGTCTGCATCTTTTCTCGCTACGCTCGACCCGTTACTACAGACCTTTGAATTAGAAATGTTCTCTCGCACGAGGGAAAAGGCTGAAGAGACGGAAGGTAATGGGAAGATGTTAtttggggaggatggtgCTCTGGCGTTTAAGAGGTTTTTTGAGGGTTTTTATGGGGAGCGAAACGGCAGCTCATGA
- a CDS encoding WASP family protein (transcript_id=CADANIAT00006355), producing the protein MPSILSDADKETVKRSVPKPANKIHAVAVARLFVAYPDPHKWTYTGLQGAVVLANDLVGRTFWLKLVDVSPAGRGVIWDQEIYENFQYNQDRTFFHTFELDDCPAGLSFADEKEAKTFIKKMSEREKNASKETRQTPFASTRGQGPTPVANGKSHGVGRSIFGSLLGRSSAPTHITPAELPPAPTIQVAPPPPAPAATPPRKELPFDTSDPSWKGLLNELEAMGFTEDQIADNADFIKSYIEQKKASEGESATPPADDRKGKAPPPPPPSVPPPKTSAVSPQHTGSSSGSKRGAPPPPPPSRKTPAKTEDDQAPTPPRDPSPPRPRFRAPPPIADAGKYAHTAGQAPPARPRAASGATPGPPPPPRPPKAPVDDAPPRFGVPPPFQGERKVSAPPAPPSRSPAGPPPPPPRTASPATPPQLPPKVPAFSSGPPPPPPRSPASQPPPPPPVPGASRPVPPPTASVPPPPPPPARPTPTVTGPPPPPPPPPASSGPPMPPPPPPPAPGSSAPPPPPPPPPGAGAPPPPPPPPGAGAPPPPPPPPGAGAPPPPPPPGAGAPPPPPGGAAPPLPQPSGGRNDLMAAIRASGGGGLRKVKDSEKKDRSAAMVPGAASESAAATPSTGGGPQGGLAGALQDALAKRKQKVSGSDDEKDDDDDW; encoded by the exons ATGCCATCTATCCTAAGTGACGCTGACAAGGAAACGGTGAAGAGAAGTGTCCCGAAGCCGGCAAACAAGATCCATGCAGTCGCAGTTGCGCGGCTGTTTGTGGCATACCCAGATCCGCACAAATGGACCTACACAGGACTGCAAGGCGCCGTCGTCCTGGCAAATGACTTGGTCGGGCGCACCTTTTGGTTGAAGTTGGTGGATGTATCG CCTGCTGGAAGGGGTGTCATTTGGGACCAGGAGATATACGAGAACTTCCAGTACAATCAAGACCGGACGTTCTTCCACACTTTCGAGCTTGACGATTGCCCCGCGGGTCTATCCTTcgcggatgagaaagaggcgaAGACGTTCATTAAGAAAATGTcggagcgggagaagaatgCAAGCAAAGAGACCCGCCAGACCCCTTTTGCATCGACACGAGGACAAGGTCCTACACCCGTAGCGAACGGAAAATCCCACGGCGTAGGTCGTTCGATATTCGGCAGCCTGCTGGGACGGTCGAGTGCGCCAACACACATAACGCCCGCGGAGCTCCCCCCTGCGCCTACTATTCAAGTCGCTCCACCACCCCCTGCGCCCGCAGCTACCCCTCCACGCAAAGAATTGCCTTTCGACACTAGTGACCCGTCATGGAAGGGGCTACTGAATGAACTCGAGGCAATGGGATTTACGGAGGACCAGATTGCCGATAATGCAGATTTTATCAAGTCTTATATCGAGCAAAAGAAAGCCAGTGAAGGGGAATCTGCAACACCGCCTGCTGACGACAGGAAAGGCAAGGCGCCGCCCCCCCCACCTCCTTCTGTACCACCCCCTAAGACGAGTGCCGTGAGTCCTCAGCATACTGGCAGTAGTTCAGGCAGCAAACGCGGtgctccacctccaccgccCCCTTCCCGCAAGACCCCAGCTAAAACAGAAGACGACCAAGCTCCTACGCCTCCCCGGGATCCGTCGCCTCCACGGCCAAGGTTCCGTGCTCCGCCACCTATCGCAGATGCCGGCAAGTACGCTCATACGGCCGGCCAAGCTCCGCCCGCGCGTCCACGGGCGGCGTCAGGAGCTACGCCTGGgcctccgccaccacctcGACCCCCGAAAGCTCCGGTGGACGATGCGCCGCCTCGGTTTGGGGTACCACCGCCGTTCCAGGGTGAGCGCAAGGTGTCAGCCCCCCCGGCACCCCCAAGTCGCAGCCCGGCAGgacctccgcctcctccaccgcgTACCGCAAGTCCCGCTACACCACCTCAACTCCCGCCCAAAGTTCCCGCATTCTCCTCAGGCCCTCCGCCGCCCCCACCAAGAAGCCCGGCCTCCCAACCGCCGCCCCCTCCGCCTGTACCTGGTGCATCGCGGCCAGTTCCTCCACCTACTGCAAGCgttccaccaccacctccaccaccagcacgCCCGACACCAACTGTAACCGgacctccaccaccaccgcctccaccaccagcaagtTCCGGACCTCCCAtgccacctccacctccccctccagcCCCTGGAAGCTccgcgccgccgccgccgccgccgccgccccCAGGGGCCGGTGCACCACCCcccccaccacctcctccagggGCTGGcgcaccacctccacccccacctcctcctggtgctggtgcgcctcctcccccacctcctcctggtgctggtgcacctcctccacctcctggtggagcagcaccaccatTACCTCAACCTAGTGGAGGTAGGAACGACTTGATGGCTGCTATTCGAGCGTCTGGCGGTGGAGGTTTGCGAAAGGTTAAAGATTCTGAGAAGAAAGATCGAAGTGCAGCCATGGTGCCTGGAGCAGCTAGTGAATCGGCAGCTGCTACTCCTAGCACTGGTGGTGGTCCTCAAGGAGGTTTGGCAGGTGCATTACAGGACGCCCTAGcgaaaagaaaacagaaagtCAGTGGAAGTG atgatgagaaggatgatgacgatgattgGTAG